One Leisingera sp. M658 genomic window carries:
- a CDS encoding AraC family transcriptional regulator, translated as MTKTAKIDAAIGTGEFLISADYLGLLVAFSAKYGVSPESLFSNSDISLSKYLSRPLFVRSDTYNGLVDELVVASCDPLLPWKYGRAISELSHGAVGLALQSCATLQQFFDLLPMFFATRTGYAQSVSIEMTRNRCEVVVRSSKPNAPNHIVRFNTISSLVAFAWMSRRLTGSEADFLDEEVRIAWPDPGQEIPADLLPPGTKMCFDQPESLISLPKPRLHARIASSSPNLMDAALRRCEVEMEVPPPDTGVVEKVHWVFRKVEPELPTLEEAAHRLGVSPATLKRQLNSQGTSFISIKKKVRFDRVTGYLLLGKLSIDKIAARTGFSDASNLSKAFRQYFGETPGQFRERHRSQN; from the coding sequence ATGACAAAAACTGCGAAGATAGACGCGGCAATAGGAACAGGGGAGTTCCTGATATCAGCTGATTACCTTGGATTGCTGGTGGCATTTTCTGCAAAATATGGAGTTTCTCCGGAATCCTTGTTTTCCAATTCTGACATTTCTCTAAGTAAGTATTTGTCAAGACCGCTTTTCGTTCGAAGCGACACATATAACGGGTTGGTTGATGAGCTTGTGGTTGCTTCTTGCGATCCGCTGTTGCCTTGGAAGTATGGCCGGGCAATCAGCGAACTTTCTCACGGTGCTGTCGGTCTTGCGCTTCAGAGTTGTGCCACATTGCAGCAGTTCTTCGATCTCCTGCCGATGTTTTTTGCGACACGCACTGGCTATGCGCAATCGGTTTCGATCGAGATGACAAGAAACCGCTGTGAGGTTGTTGTTCGTTCCTCAAAACCCAATGCCCCAAATCATATTGTGCGCTTCAATACGATCTCCAGTTTGGTCGCGTTTGCCTGGATGAGCCGGCGGTTGACGGGATCCGAAGCGGATTTTCTGGATGAAGAAGTGCGGATTGCCTGGCCAGATCCGGGCCAGGAAATCCCGGCTGACTTGCTCCCGCCAGGCACAAAAATGTGTTTTGATCAGCCGGAGAGTCTGATTTCACTGCCGAAGCCGCGGTTGCATGCGCGGATTGCATCCAGCAGCCCAAATTTGATGGATGCAGCGTTGCGTCGCTGCGAAGTCGAGATGGAGGTGCCGCCACCCGATACGGGAGTTGTTGAAAAGGTGCATTGGGTGTTCCGCAAAGTGGAGCCGGAACTGCCTACACTTGAGGAGGCTGCGCACCGTCTTGGAGTCTCCCCGGCAACGCTGAAGCGTCAGCTTAACAGTCAAGGCACCTCTTTCATCAGTATCAAGAAGAAGGTCCGGTTTGACCGCGTAACCGGGTATCTTTTGCTTGGCAAGCTCTCAATTGACAAGATCGCCGCCCGCACTGGGTTCAGCGATGCTAGTAATCTGTCAAAGGCATTTAGGCAATATTTCGGCGAGACCCCGGGCCAGTTCCGTGAGCGGCATAGATCGCAGAACTAG
- a CDS encoding alpha/beta fold hydrolase — translation MIKEQIQTSLGSMAVAISQSSNPKGTLAFWPGMFFDGTMWDPVLDAFLTDYNILVIDPPGHGGSDAPQKIFSIKDCSVILREILDHHALPSCMIVGLSWGGFVAQSFCKHFPDRCDGLVLMNTCASGPKRSEKIMFTIIPRLLARFGVKNFESALTNALLSKSAAKGNRMLVSKLRNYLHLLDYKALKPVLFSVMKHREDLSDCLNGSDIPCLVIYGDQDPAMDAVRSEHLISRMPANVSITKLPVGHNAVLEAPSDVTAAMKRFLLA, via the coding sequence GTGATCAAAGAACAAATTCAGACAAGCCTTGGCAGCATGGCTGTTGCGATCAGTCAGTCGTCAAACCCCAAGGGAACTTTGGCCTTCTGGCCCGGCATGTTTTTTGATGGAACCATGTGGGACCCGGTGCTCGACGCCTTTTTAACAGACTACAACATTCTGGTTATCGATCCGCCCGGCCATGGTGGCTCAGACGCGCCTCAGAAAATCTTCTCGATCAAAGACTGCAGCGTGATCCTGCGCGAGATACTGGATCATCATGCATTGCCGAGCTGCATGATCGTTGGGCTGTCCTGGGGCGGTTTTGTCGCCCAATCCTTCTGCAAGCATTTTCCCGATCGGTGCGATGGTCTGGTTCTGATGAATACCTGTGCCTCCGGTCCAAAACGATCCGAGAAAATCATGTTCACAATCATCCCCCGCCTATTGGCCAGATTTGGAGTGAAAAACTTTGAAAGTGCGCTTACCAATGCCCTGCTGTCCAAATCCGCAGCCAAGGGCAACCGCATGCTGGTGAGCAAGCTGCGCAACTACCTGCATTTGCTGGACTACAAGGCGCTTAAACCTGTGCTTTTCAGCGTCATGAAACATCGCGAAGATCTCTCAGATTGCCTCAACGGAAGCGACATCCCTTGCTTAGTGATCTATGGCGACCAGGATCCAGCGATGGACGCGGTCCGGTCCGAGCATCTTATCTCACGCATGCCCGCCAATGTATCAATCACCAAGCTGCCAGTCGGGCATAATGCCGTTCTGGAAGCCCCAAGTGATGTGACCGCCGCAATGAAAAGGTTTCTTCTGGCCTGA
- a CDS encoding FAD-dependent oxidoreductase, with protein sequence MTSHPRQYDAVIIGGGIAGIVTALGLLDQGRSVAILERDKPSKFGGQAYEAFGGMWFTGTPIQRSNRIKDTKELATRDWLHAAEFGPEDVWQKKWALSYINEGSTTVYQWLTKELGIRFLPAPGWVERGDYMSGNSVPRYHIMWGSSEKLTRLLVKRLIRHKKRHKLTLFFHHDVRQFIQKSGKIIGCIAESNGIERRFQGRDIVISSGGVTGSESEVRRLWPANWPKAPDYILNGSHEFSDGKLHRVAAEELSANVTHLDAFWNYAAGIHHPYSDRTDPKHGASLIPPRSGLWADSHGRRIGPMPLVSGFDTRHLCQRVCEQEHGYTWQVMNWKIAKRELNISGAVFNTAIRDERKLTFLANLLRVPDNFLKEIEPLSQDIITADNLGDLVAGMNGLTGSNRIDKAVLEAELTEFDRQLTASDDQVNDDQVRRIVGLRHWKGDRLRICRGQPILDPAAGPLVAIRLHLITRKSLGGINTDLSSRVLRSDGSAIDGLYAVGEASGFGGGGVNGKRSLEGTFLSLCIYNAMKAASAINATY encoded by the coding sequence ATGACTTCCCATCCGCGACAGTATGATGCCGTCATCATTGGCGGAGGGATCGCCGGCATTGTTACGGCCCTGGGATTGCTGGATCAAGGCCGGTCCGTCGCCATCCTGGAACGAGACAAGCCGTCCAAATTCGGCGGCCAGGCCTACGAAGCCTTTGGCGGCATGTGGTTCACCGGCACACCTATTCAGCGCAGCAACAGGATTAAGGATACAAAGGAACTTGCCACCCGTGACTGGCTGCACGCCGCTGAATTTGGCCCCGAGGACGTGTGGCAGAAGAAATGGGCGCTTTCCTATATCAATGAAGGCTCTACCACCGTCTATCAGTGGCTCACCAAAGAACTGGGGATCCGCTTCCTGCCTGCGCCGGGCTGGGTGGAACGGGGCGATTACATGTCGGGCAATTCAGTGCCCAGATATCACATCATGTGGGGGTCATCGGAAAAACTGACCCGGCTTCTGGTCAAGCGGCTAATACGTCACAAGAAACGCCACAAGCTGACGCTATTCTTTCACCATGATGTAAGGCAATTCATCCAGAAAAGCGGCAAAATTATCGGCTGCATTGCTGAAAGCAACGGCATTGAGCGTCGTTTTCAGGGCCGCGACATTGTCATTTCCAGCGGCGGCGTGACAGGCAGCGAAAGTGAGGTCCGCCGTCTCTGGCCCGCCAATTGGCCCAAGGCACCGGATTACATCCTCAACGGGTCGCATGAGTTCTCCGATGGCAAGCTGCACCGAGTTGCCGCGGAAGAACTGTCAGCAAATGTCACTCACCTCGACGCCTTCTGGAATTATGCAGCCGGGATACACCACCCCTACTCCGACCGAACGGATCCCAAACATGGCGCCAGTTTGATCCCGCCGCGATCCGGTCTCTGGGCCGATAGCCACGGGCGTCGCATCGGCCCGATGCCGCTGGTTTCAGGGTTCGACACCCGCCATCTATGTCAGCGGGTTTGCGAACAGGAACACGGTTACACTTGGCAGGTGATGAACTGGAAGATCGCCAAACGCGAACTCAACATTTCCGGCGCCGTTTTTAACACCGCCATCCGGGATGAAAGAAAGCTTACGTTTCTGGCCAACCTGCTGAGGGTCCCCGATAACTTTCTGAAGGAGATCGAACCCCTCAGCCAGGACATCATTACTGCCGATAACCTGGGTGACCTTGTCGCGGGCATGAACGGTCTAACCGGCAGCAACCGGATCGACAAAGCCGTGCTGGAAGCAGAGCTAACCGAATTTGACCGGCAGCTGACAGCCAGTGACGATCAGGTCAACGATGACCAGGTACGCCGCATTGTTGGCCTGCGCCACTGGAAAGGCGACCGGCTGCGGATCTGCCGGGGCCAGCCTATTCTCGACCCTGCTGCGGGGCCGCTGGTCGCGATCAGGCTGCATCTGATTACCCGCAAAAGCCTGGGTGGCATCAATACGGATCTGTCCTCGCGTGTGTTGCGCTCTGACGGATCGGCCATTGACGGACTTTATGCCGTTGGCGAGGCCAGCGGGTTCGGCGGCGGCGGCGTGAACGGGAAACGGTCTCTGGAAGGGACCTTCCTTTCTCTATGTATTTACAACGCGATGAAAGCCGCCTCGGCCATCAATGCAACCTACTAA
- a CDS encoding fumarylacetoacetate hydrolase family protein translates to MPLTTGPQEGTLQDFLPTTGFAYAFGLAYADHIRETGSETPETPIVFLKNAAPKPGQDSVAIPTMETLLCAVISAEPSLCERVDALKDQLVPMMDFEIELGVQLLEDCTLSELQAAKQLPMIGYFLANDVTSRTVQMMGELTRDRYVLWSASKSYDGFFPCGRTLWVPDAEARDLLPAVRLELKVNGKIRQSEPVSSLIYTPRQILEGAAAFAPDQKLRAGDLIVTGTPAGVTFQISAEQKAIFASMPLDVSIPKFLESGRNNPDYLKPGDLVEMDAEWLGQLTFTMT, encoded by the coding sequence ATGCCACTGACCACAGGCCCTCAGGAGGGCACGCTTCAAGACTTCCTTCCCACAACTGGTTTTGCTTATGCTTTCGGTCTTGCCTACGCGGACCACATCCGAGAGACCGGATCTGAGACACCGGAAACACCGATTGTCTTTCTAAAGAACGCCGCACCAAAGCCGGGCCAGGACAGCGTGGCGATTCCTACGATGGAGACTCTTCTTTGCGCGGTCATCAGCGCTGAACCATCACTCTGCGAACGGGTCGACGCGCTAAAAGACCAGCTGGTGCCGATGATGGATTTTGAAATCGAACTGGGCGTTCAGCTGCTGGAAGATTGCACCTTGTCAGAGCTGCAAGCAGCCAAGCAACTGCCTATGATCGGCTATTTTCTGGCCAATGATGTGACGTCGCGAACTGTCCAGATGATGGGCGAGCTGACGCGTGACCGATATGTTCTTTGGTCCGCGAGCAAGAGTTATGACGGTTTTTTCCCATGTGGGCGTACGCTTTGGGTGCCTGATGCCGAAGCACGGGATCTGCTGCCTGCTGTCCGGCTGGAATTGAAAGTGAACGGAAAGATACGACAAAGCGAGCCTGTCAGTAGCCTGATCTATACTCCCCGGCAGATTCTGGAGGGGGCGGCAGCGTTTGCGCCGGATCAGAAACTGCGGGCTGGCGACCTCATCGTTACTGGCACACCAGCAGGGGTGACCTTTCAGATTTCTGCCGAGCAAAAGGCAATTTTTGCCAGCATGCCGCTGGATGTCAGCATTCCTAAGTTTCTCGAATCTGGTCGCAACAACCCTGATTACCTGAAGCCCGGCGACCTGGTCGAGATGGATGCCGAATGGCTGGGGCAGCTGACCTTTACCATGACCTGA
- a CDS encoding AraC family transcriptional regulator, protein MKQGDAIGDGDYALPFSYTELLVSFAADSRVSAELLLEGSGLHLRDLVAAPSHVRSNSYSRMVLNLLSQARDDALLPWRYGRAMSFQTHGAFGLALRSARTLGEAYEQLPEQYGSRSGGAQFLETRSAAGYYDIVVHSGNPDTPDEAVRFHAISSLINLAWLARAITGTQEESLPGQLHLAWPCPEDGVPPDTVPPGLQMVFSQAETFLRYPTAHLRIRTLAGAADLKAAARSRIEHELSVPPATLSTVGQVKWALGKLGLSRGAVESVSALLHVSPATLKRRLKSENASFLDIKNSERFELVKRRLRSSDVTLSVIAEEAGYDNPSNLSKAFKQHFGLSPGAFRAGLRK, encoded by the coding sequence ATGAAACAGGGTGATGCCATCGGTGACGGAGACTACGCTCTTCCTTTCAGCTATACTGAATTGCTGGTCTCTTTTGCAGCGGATTCAAGGGTTTCGGCTGAATTGCTGCTTGAAGGCAGCGGGCTTCACCTGCGCGACCTGGTCGCCGCCCCAAGCCACGTGCGCAGCAATAGCTATAGCCGTATGGTGTTGAATTTGCTGTCCCAGGCCCGCGATGATGCGCTGCTGCCCTGGCGGTACGGCCGCGCCATGAGCTTTCAGACACATGGTGCTTTTGGCCTGGCGTTGCGCAGTGCCAGAACTCTCGGCGAAGCCTATGAACAGCTTCCGGAACAATATGGTTCGCGCTCGGGCGGTGCTCAGTTCCTGGAAACCCGCAGTGCAGCCGGTTACTACGACATCGTTGTCCATTCCGGCAATCCTGATACTCCGGATGAAGCCGTGCGTTTCCATGCGATTTCAAGCCTGATCAATCTGGCTTGGCTCGCCCGTGCGATAACTGGTACTCAGGAAGAAAGTTTGCCAGGGCAATTGCATCTGGCTTGGCCCTGTCCGGAAGATGGTGTGCCGCCGGATACGGTGCCTCCCGGCCTGCAAATGGTGTTCTCGCAGGCCGAAACTTTTCTGCGGTATCCGACGGCGCATCTGCGCATCCGCACCCTGGCCGGCGCTGCCGATCTGAAGGCCGCTGCAAGGTCACGCATCGAACATGAGCTCTCGGTGCCGCCTGCGACGCTGAGTACCGTAGGCCAGGTGAAATGGGCGCTTGGCAAACTAGGTCTCTCTAGGGGCGCGGTTGAAAGCGTGTCGGCTCTGCTGCATGTGTCGCCGGCCACACTGAAAAGACGGTTGAAAAGCGAAAACGCCAGCTTTCTTGATATCAAAAACAGCGAGCGTTTCGAATTGGTCAAACGCCGCCTGCGCTCCAGCGATGTCACCCTCAGCGTGATTGCGGAGGAGGCGGGATATGACAATCCCAGCAACCTCTCCAAGGCTTTCAAACAGCATTTCGGCCTCTCCCCCGGTGCCTTTCGCGCCGGTCTTCGCAAATAA
- a CDS encoding luciferase family protein, producing the protein MQRIFHVANAVLVCAAIGFAWGQHQSWSATGGSLFGWVMVTAAVVFALLAALVWAIHDYRAWIALGEGGLPSNIFGWFAVTAMRPMAGDPYDQSVFAGKLGSSTDQTFLGDLPTRAGPRPTVAPHAVPHRQTDQIPDRGVMQQLSNMFDGIVARNDDRLHYQLSQYEKHNQAIWLRDVEGGNPATGLGGEIGHFHPSDGSMHTILSPSDAKQVLDKGWGELHSMARFKRIFPTETFVMLYAPARAEHVPVIRDIIEAATRYALPRGNNSIKG; encoded by the coding sequence GTGCAGCGAATATTTCATGTGGCAAATGCGGTGCTGGTTTGTGCTGCAATCGGGTTTGCCTGGGGGCAGCACCAAAGCTGGTCCGCAACTGGTGGCAGCCTGTTTGGTTGGGTCATGGTTACAGCTGCTGTTGTCTTTGCCCTGCTGGCGGCGCTGGTCTGGGCAATCCATGACTACCGTGCTTGGATCGCGTTGGGGGAGGGGGGGCTGCCAAGCAACATCTTTGGATGGTTCGCGGTGACAGCTATGCGTCCGATGGCGGGCGATCCCTATGATCAATCAGTATTTGCCGGCAAACTTGGCAGCAGTACCGATCAAACTTTCTTAGGCGATTTGCCCACTCGTGCAGGTCCGCGCCCAACCGTTGCGCCCCATGCTGTGCCGCATCGTCAGACTGACCAGATCCCCGATCGAGGCGTGATGCAGCAGCTATCGAATATGTTCGATGGCATTGTTGCCCGAAATGATGACCGGTTGCACTATCAACTTAGCCAATATGAGAAACACAATCAGGCGATCTGGCTGCGCGATGTGGAGGGAGGGAACCCCGCCACCGGCCTGGGTGGTGAGATTGGTCATTTCCACCCCAGCGACGGATCGATGCATACGATCCTCAGCCCCAGCGACGCTAAACAGGTACTCGACAAGGGGTGGGGCGAGCTGCACTCCATGGCGCGGTTCAAGCGGATCTTTCCGACCGAAACATTCGTCATGCTCTACGCGCCAGCGCGAGCTGAGCACGTGCCTGTGATCAGAGACATCATCGAAGCGGCAACACGCTACGCGCTGCCGCGCGGTAACAATTCAATCAAAGGATAA
- a CDS encoding SMP-30/gluconolactonase/LRE family protein encodes MKRLIYSTAAIMLLLAGGGAATVSSLGAFNSVTTAYNGQCRSIGQMVGAEDIIADYDAGVAYISSFDRRTGMAGQEVIGALHRLVLDGSDQLVEMPLTGLDPSLPFLPHGMDLKTIDGVQYLFVLNHRSASDPQAGHDVYVFEVGVDALTLARHHTSDGIKSPNGIGAVDLDTFYYSNDRGAFGAFGNMVEMMFARKISDLSVYDEGETEILEPMAFANGVATTPDGSTVYATALREGVVKVFARDQASNVLTLQREIPVGQAPDNVRIAEDGRLWVASHLNLMAFDGHIKDPTALSPFQVYSVEPDTGTSELVMENDGSLQSSVSVAVPYEDMLLIGSAFQPGVKICAQ; translated from the coding sequence ATGAAACGCCTGATCTATTCCACTGCTGCCATCATGCTGCTGCTGGCTGGAGGTGGGGCGGCCACGGTTTCTTCACTTGGCGCGTTTAACTCCGTAACGACTGCTTACAATGGTCAGTGCCGCTCGATTGGTCAGATGGTCGGGGCCGAAGATATCATTGCCGACTACGATGCTGGTGTGGCCTATATTTCATCTTTTGACCGGCGCACCGGGATGGCAGGTCAAGAAGTAATCGGCGCGCTGCACAGGCTTGTGCTGGATGGCAGCGACCAGCTGGTGGAAATGCCGCTGACCGGCCTGGACCCCAGCTTGCCGTTCCTGCCCCATGGGATGGATCTGAAGACCATTGATGGGGTGCAGTATCTCTTCGTGTTGAACCACCGCAGCGCCAGTGATCCGCAAGCGGGTCACGATGTCTATGTCTTTGAAGTTGGCGTAGACGCGCTGACCTTGGCCAGGCACCACACCAGCGATGGCATCAAATCACCCAACGGGATTGGTGCGGTTGATCTTGATACGTTCTATTACTCAAACGATCGTGGGGCCTTTGGTGCTTTTGGGAACATGGTTGAGATGATGTTCGCCCGCAAGATCAGCGATCTGTCGGTCTATGATGAGGGCGAAACTGAAATTCTGGAACCAATGGCATTCGCCAATGGAGTTGCGACAACGCCGGACGGCTCAACTGTTTACGCCACTGCGCTACGCGAGGGTGTGGTTAAGGTGTTTGCCCGGGATCAGGCCAGCAACGTACTGACTTTGCAGCGTGAAATCCCTGTTGGGCAGGCGCCTGACAACGTGCGCATTGCCGAGGATGGCCGGCTTTGGGTGGCGTCGCATTTGAACCTGATGGCGTTTGACGGTCACATCAAAGATCCAACCGCACTCTCACCATTTCAGGTTTACAGTGTCGAACCGGACACCGGTACGAGCGAATTGGTTATGGAGAACGACGGTTCCCTGCAGTCCTCGGTAAGCGTTGCTGTGCCCTACGAGGACATGCTGCTGATCGGTTCAGCCTTTCAGCCCGGCGTGAAGATTTGCGCGCAATAA
- a CDS encoding cytochrome b — protein MNHPPVSTTTLRSYGRMDKLLHWAVAINLIAILFAANGLADRPEVEKVAEYGSHGLAVTVLAGLMLFRVIWRLIHPAPPLPDSVGPWSRIGARIVHWGLYGLVIFQICIGFFLASTVETAFVPALIGVDYSSFGLAPASLYGLLHILHAVTYWLILTAVTVHLAAALKHVLVDRDGVFSRMIPGAGGRSS, from the coding sequence ATGAACCATCCACCAGTTTCAACCACGACCCTCAGAAGCTATGGCCGCATGGATAAGCTGCTGCATTGGGCTGTCGCAATCAATCTGATCGCTATTCTGTTTGCGGCCAACGGCTTGGCCGACCGTCCGGAGGTAGAGAAAGTCGCCGAATACGGCAGCCACGGGCTGGCTGTGACAGTCCTGGCCGGTCTGATGCTGTTTCGCGTGATCTGGCGGCTTATCCATCCGGCGCCGCCGTTGCCTGACAGCGTTGGCCCATGGAGCAGAATAGGAGCACGGATTGTCCATTGGGGTCTGTACGGGCTGGTTATTTTCCAGATCTGCATCGGGTTTTTCCTGGCCTCAACGGTTGAGACCGCCTTTGTCCCGGCTTTGATCGGGGTGGACTACAGCAGCTTTGGTCTGGCTCCGGCCTCTCTTTACGGCCTGTTGCACATCCTGCATGCCGTGACTTACTGGTTGATCCTCACTGCCGTAACCGTCCATCTGGCAGCGGCGCTGAAACATGTGCTTGTGGATCGGGACGGTGTGTTCTCGCGGATGATACCCGGTGCCGGAGGCCGCAGCAGTTGA
- a CDS encoding LytTR family DNA-binding domain-containing protein, whose protein sequence is MPQVTPHSKDRPNQLDTVFQTLFGLRDISWQQLAGYCLWFSVLGSVIITSFEPVATAELHVALAVLLWFLHLLVATLLMSGVTVLGVLAGLQMPWPLVLAVLLLPVLLTPVSFALDSWFGGDPRGITRGFGLGWELLMEFLDIVTPSLGLAALAGIFAYRAADLARRYQRSLLAVPSTEPALKAVVPEVPHHLGDDLIRAEAQGHYVKIVTAAGNITLKLAFSDCVTALKPFLGAQCHRSHWVRFKHVTSIKRQGSAYTCLLEDGIEIPVSRRRYAALRRKL, encoded by the coding sequence ATGCCCCAAGTAACACCCCACAGCAAAGACAGGCCAAACCAGCTTGATACTGTGTTTCAGACCCTGTTCGGGCTTCGTGACATAAGCTGGCAGCAATTGGCGGGGTATTGTCTTTGGTTTTCTGTCCTTGGCAGCGTGATCATTACCAGCTTTGAACCGGTCGCCACGGCTGAACTGCATGTGGCGCTGGCCGTTCTGTTGTGGTTCCTGCACCTGTTAGTGGCAACATTGCTGATGTCGGGTGTGACCGTGCTGGGGGTACTGGCCGGTCTGCAGATGCCCTGGCCGCTGGTGCTTGCAGTGTTACTGTTACCGGTGCTGCTCACCCCGGTGTCATTCGCGCTCGACAGCTGGTTCGGCGGTGATCCACGCGGCATTACCCGGGGTTTCGGCCTGGGCTGGGAATTGCTGATGGAGTTCTTGGACATTGTTACGCCGTCGCTTGGACTGGCAGCGCTGGCAGGTATCTTTGCTTATCGCGCAGCAGATCTTGCACGCCGCTACCAGCGCTCGCTGCTCGCGGTTCCATCAACGGAACCCGCGTTGAAAGCCGTGGTGCCTGAAGTTCCCCATCATTTGGGTGATGACCTGATCCGGGCGGAAGCACAGGGCCATTACGTCAAGATTGTTACCGCTGCGGGGAACATCACGCTGAAGCTAGCCTTTTCGGACTGCGTTACAGCGCTGAAGCCCTTTCTTGGGGCGCAATGCCATCGGTCGCATTGGGTGCGCTTCAAACATGTCACGTCCATCAAACGCCAAGGCAGCGCCTATACCTGCCTGCTCGAAGACGGCATCGAAATCCCGGTGAGCCGCCGCCGTTACGCAGCGTTGCGGCGGAAGTTGTGA
- a CDS encoding MipA/OmpV family protein — MASAEGKSLTGVIGLGASYGPEFPGSDESSSSAFPIFNLTWRDRVFLNQRGLGGYALRNYGAGDLSLGFAVGYDFDERLAEDDVRLTGLRDVEAGALFTAFIEYDLGIADLEFDISHGLSDGGHEGTRATLAAEFSTAVSPRLSLSAKPFVTWADSSYNQAFYGVSAAEAGASSFARYEAESGLERAGIQLQASYTLSERTGVFLGVSHAELMGDAKDSPIVFDSGQTQISSGIVFRF, encoded by the coding sequence ATGGCCTCTGCCGAAGGCAAGAGCCTAACTGGAGTTATCGGTCTCGGCGCGTCTTACGGGCCTGAATTTCCGGGTTCGGACGAATCCAGCTCATCAGCGTTTCCGATCTTCAACCTGACCTGGCGCGACCGCGTCTTCCTGAACCAGCGTGGTTTAGGGGGCTATGCGCTGCGCAACTACGGCGCGGGTGATCTGTCGCTGGGTTTCGCTGTCGGCTATGACTTTGACGAACGGTTGGCCGAGGATGATGTCCGGCTGACCGGGCTGAGAGATGTTGAGGCCGGCGCCCTGTTCACCGCATTTATCGAGTATGATCTTGGGATTGCGGATCTGGAATTTGATATCAGCCATGGCCTTAGCGATGGGGGCCATGAAGGCACCCGTGCCACGCTGGCCGCCGAGTTTTCCACTGCTGTTTCCCCGCGCCTGAGCCTGTCCGCAAAGCCATTTGTGACCTGGGCGGACAGCTCTTACAATCAGGCGTTTTACGGGGTTTCCGCTGCCGAAGCGGGGGCCTCATCTTTTGCCCGGTATGAGGCAGAATCCGGTCTTGAACGTGCCGGGATACAGCTGCAGGCATCCTACACTTTGTCTGAGCGGACCGGTGTGTTTCTAGGAGTTTCCCATGCCGAGTTGATGGGAGATGCCAAAGACAGCCCCATCGTCTTTGACAGTGGCCAGACCCAAATTTCTTCCGGCATCGTCTTTCGCTTTTAA